In the Larus michahellis chromosome 6, bLarMic1.1, whole genome shotgun sequence genome, one interval contains:
- the HECTD2 gene encoding putative E3 ubiquitin-protein ligase HECTD2 has product MSLQSPPAATAAADLPPGPGAALPPGAELNQRSAAAPLAQEGGEDEEEEEEDGENEKEREKLPPIPSASSAAAGGLERGAKNQFSTFSNFITTINQKKEGIGNRNSPTQLVIPNIKNVRDLPPICLDVRQKQRISIDTLPQELKAPIPPEPSLPIRTKTVKDFQDDVENAKSSGDWKAVHDFYSTTFDSFLEINAAFKKDTNSPFNTIEDSGINAKFVNVVYDALLNTPQDVQKSVLKGIINGLLQEWKGPRTKDDLRAYCILLQNPQFSNTSTYVIYAHLLRQIAALTEADHHFLVHWSKKISQKRFKQLVDRLLQFISLRLFPAKPEEFPPMVKCTWWIPSATKVLALFNAANSLNSPSIISYTDFYNSTLDHIDLMEEYHNWQCYGNSHRFSFCQYPFIISIAAKKVIIQRDSEQQMISIARQSLVDKVSRRQKPDMNMLFLNVKVRRTHLVSDSLDELARKRADLKKKLKVTFVGEAGLDMGGLTKEWFLLLIRQIFHPDYGMFTYHKDSHCHWFSSFKCDNYSEFRLVGALMGLAVYNSITLDIRFPPCCYKKLLSPPIVPCDHNTLVGICDVTLDDLFQIMPELAHGLSELLAYEGNVEEDFYSTFQVFQEEFGVIKSYNLKPNGDKIPVTNQNRKEYVQLYVDFLLNKSIYKQFAAFYYGFHSVCASYALLLLRPEEVEILVCGSPELDMSALQRSTQYEGYQKTDLTIRYFWDVVLGFSLDLQKKLLHFATGSDRVPVGGMADLNFKISKSETSTNWLPVAHTCFNQLCLPPYKNKKELKQKLIIGISNAEGFGLE; this is encoded by the exons GGGTTGGAGAGAGGAGCCAAAAATCAGTTTTCCACTTTCAGCAATTTCATCACAACTATCAACCAAAAGAAAGAAGGCATCGGAAACAGAAATTCGCCTACGCAACTTGTTATACCCAACATCAAAAATG TGAGAGACCTACCACCTATTTGCCTCGATGTACGACAAAAGCAGCGCATCTCCATAGATACACTACCCCAAGAACTGAAAGCACCGATTCCTCCTGAACCTTCTCTTCCCATCCGAACCAAAACTGTGAAAGATTTTCA GGATGATGTGGAAAATGCTAAGTCATCAGGAGATTGGAAAGCTGTACATGATTTTTATTCTACAACATTTGATTCTTTCCTGGAAATAAATGCTGCATTTAAG AAAGATACCAATTCTCCATTTAATACCATTGAGGACTCTGGAATCAATGCAAAATTTGTGAATGTTGTCTATGATGCCTTATTAAATACT CCTCAAGATGTTCAGAAGTCAGTCCTAAAAGGAATAATTAATGGTCTGCTACAAGAATGGAAAGG GCCGCGAACAAAAGATGATCTTAGAGCATACTGTATACTTTTACag aatCCTCAATTTAGTAACACTTCTACTTATGTCATCTATGCTCACTTGCTAAGACAGATAGCAGCCTTAACAGAAGCTGACCATCATTTCCTAGTGCACTGgtctaaaaa GATTTCACAGAAGAGGTTCAAGCAGCTGGTGGACAGGTTACTGCAATTTATTTCTTTACGCCTGTTTCCTGCAAAACCTGAAGAGTTTCCCCCTATGGTGAAATGTACCTGGTGGATTCCATCAGCAACCAAAGTCCTGGCTTTATTTA ATGCTGCAAATAGTCTGAACAGCCCTTCTATTATTTCATATACGGATTTCTATAATTCTACACTTGATCATATTGATCTTATGGAAGAATATCATAACTGGCAATGTTATGGAAATTCTCACAG GTTTTCTTTCTGTCAATACCCATTTATTATTTCTATAGCAgcaaaaaaagttattattcaAAGGGACTCAGAACAACAGATGATAAGTATTGCACGG CAAAGCCTTGTGGATAAAGTCTCTCGCAGACAGAAACCTGACATGAATATGTTGTTCCTAAATGTGAAAGTGAGGAGGACGCACCTTGTTAGTGATTCACTTGATGAG CTAGCAAGGAAGAGGGCAGATCTGAAAAAGAAGTTGAAAGTTACATTTGTAGGGGAAGCTGGTCTTGATATGGGTGGCCTGACAAAAGAATGGTTTCTTCTTCTGATTCGCCAGATTTTTCACCCAGATTATG GCATGTTCACCTACCACAAGGACTCGCACTGCCATTGGTTCAGCAGCTTTAAGTGCGATAACTATTCTGAATTCCGCTTGGTTGGAGCT CTTATGGGACTTGCTGTATATAACAGCATCACCTTGGATATTCGTTTTCCACCCTGCTGTTACAAGAAATTATTGAGTCCTCCTATTGTTCCCTGTGATCATAACACACTTGTAGGCATTTGTGATGTCACGTTAGATGACCTGTTTCAGATTATGCCC GAATTGGCCCATGGACTAAGTGAACTTCTAGCCTATGAAGGCAATGTCGAAGAGGATTTTTACTCAACCTTTCAG gtTTTTCAGGAAGAATTTGGTGTTATAAAATCTTACAACTTAAAGCCAAATGGAGATAAAATTCCAGTCACAAATCAGAATAGGAAAG aatatGTGCAGCTCTATGTTGATTTTCTTCTCAACAAATCAATCTACAAACAATTTGCAGCTTTCTATTATGGATTTCACAGTGTCTGTGCTTCATATGCATTACTG CTGCTTCGTCCAGAAGAGGTCGAAATTCTTGTCTGTGGCAGTCCTGAACTGGATATGTCCGCTTTACAGCGAAGTACCCAATATGAGGGCTACCAAAAAACTGATCTTACTATACG ATACTTTTGGGATGTAGTACTTGGATTTTCTCTTGACCTTCAAAAGAAGCTGCTACACTTTGCTACAGGAAGTGATAGAGTACCTGTGGGAGGAATGGCTGACTTGAATTTCAAGATTTCAAAGAGTGAAACATCCACTAATTG gttACCTGTGGCCCACACCTGCTTCAACCAGCTTTGTCTCCCTCCTTACAAGAACAAGAAGGAACTGAAGCAGAAGCTGATCATTGGAATTTCAAATGCAGAGGGTTTTGGTctagaataa